A DNA window from Porites lutea chromosome 6, jaPorLute2.1, whole genome shotgun sequence contains the following coding sequences:
- the LOC140940929 gene encoding uncharacterized protein, with amino-acid sequence MCLRVSPRSFKYFIFSSVIFTALLIYSFGISRDVVYTADSKFAKDSNTFKVSSWQSWQNDRLGDNTRTLSALYENVMTKTAAKRKHRTNSSAIGLVNRHSSRDEYWRFRNGGIKNQNTPENTAEGSLKLTLKPYRAITSPTSSKKRTRTFTDVNSAKGKLNSSVYGEVGCPDNPWRKALNKLLRHWIQISKQNNIEYVLACGSLLGAMRDGDVIPYDSDIDILVDQNYFSIFKRLSSKRDFSTSDQKIRLVVQPEFTLNIPVEVRKRFTCQGEETPTMKDQCSFQEPMARLIKGNHHIDFYHFYNRVDVVDDPCEDRLKQYHKKDFYPFRPCSFMGLQASCPNNSWEVLRIYFDSDNLEPIYKCKNGTWVDKGGLTVKL; translated from the exons ATGTGCCTTAGAGTTTCGCCGAGGTCGTTCaagtatttcattttttcatcagTCATTTTTACTGCACTATTGATATACAGCTTTGGAATAAGCCGGGACGTAGTATACACGGCTGACTCCAAGTTCGCCAAGGACTCAAATACGTTCAAAGTGAGCAGCTGGCAGAGTTGGCAAAACGACCGTTTAGGAGACAACACGAGAACACTATCTGCTCTTTATGAGAACGTTATGACCAAAACTGCAGCTAAACGGAAGCACAGGACAAATAGCTCTGCCATAGGCTTAGTCAACAGGCACTCTTCTCGGGATGAATACTGGAGGTTTCGCAATGGAGGcattaaaaatcaaaatacaCCTGAAAATACCGCCGAAGGGAGCTTGAAACTGACTTTGAAACCCTATAGGGCTATAACAAGTCCAACTTCGTCGAAAAAGCGTACGCGAACTTTCACGGACGTGAATTCAGCCAAGGGCAAACTAAACTCATCAGTTTATGGTGAAGTAGGCTGCCCTGATAATCCGTGGAGGAAGGCGTTAAATAAGCTTCTTCGACACTGGATCCAAATTTCTAAACAAAACAATATAGAGTATGTCTTGGCGTGTGGTAGTCTCCTAGGAGCGATGCGTGATGGTGATGTCATTCCTTATGATTCAGACATCGATATTCTCGTCGATCAAAATTATTTCTCGATCTTTAAAAGGCTGTCTTCAAAGAGAGACTTTAGTACTTCAGATCAAAAGATTCGGCTGGTTGTTCAGCCAGAATTTACCTTAAACATACCAGTGGAAGTGAGGAAGCGTTTTACCTGCCAGGGAGAG GAAACTCCTACAATGAAAGACCAATGCTCTTTTCAAGAACCCATGGCAAGACTAATTAAAGGCAATCATCACATTGACTTTTACCATTTTTACAACAGAGTAGATGTAGTTGACGATCCCTGCGAGGATAGGCTTAAGCAGTACCATAAGAAAGATTTCTATCCATTTCGACCGTGTAGCTTTATGGGATTGCAGGCATCGTGTCCAAATAACTCTTGGGAAGTACTACGAATATATTTTGACAGTGACAACTTGGAGCCTATCTACAAGTGCAAAAATGGTACTTGGGTTGATAAAGGTGGCTTAACGGTAAAGCTTTGA